In Paramormyrops kingsleyae isolate MSU_618 chromosome 18, PKINGS_0.4, whole genome shotgun sequence, the DNA window AGAAATAGATCTtaatatcatctgcataaaggtGGTATGAAATGCTCTGGTAGCACTTGAGGATCAGAGATAGAGGGAAAATATAAAGTGAAAAGAATAACGGACCGAGAACCGAGCCCTGAGGCACCCACATGTCATAGGTGCAGTGTCAGATGTAAAATCAGCCACACTGATTGAGAAGCTCCGATTGGTAAAATAGGATAAAAAGCTGAATCGGAAATGCCCACTAACTGCTCTAACCCATTCATTAAAATCTGATGGTCCACCGTGTCAAATGCTGCACTGAGATCCAACAGAACAAGCACAGAACACAGGCCCACATCAGCAGCAATTAATAGATCATTAAGAACTTAATGTATGTAAGCGATGATAAATATAATGTCAGTTGACTGAAAGTAAATAGACAATATGCATCTGGATGTTTTATCATTCAGGTTCAGTACCTTCCCTGGTGTTTTAGCTGAACTTGCCTTAATAAGCATTATTTATAGTTAACTTATAATGTTGTTTAAAAAAGAATCAAATGAGTAGCCAAGGAAAGAATGATGGAAGTCTGAGGACAAGGATGAGCAGTGGGTATCTTGCTGATCAGTTTGgccttctgttttttttttctctctctctcgtgaCCCATGATTTAGAGTGTTTCTCAATGCCAAGAACCCAAAGATTGTGCTTGTGTTCTTGGCAAGAACGGTCTTGTTAatttgcctcccaagaacgaactttGACGCAATGActcatgggattggtcttgcttggcgaggatgcaaccgatgtatccttgatatctGGGACAGGGCCAGAATGACATCTGGGGATTTATACCACCCTCTGTGCTTCTTTTCTtaagtattggaactggtcttcggcaatgggaGATATACAATAAATGTGTAgacgagaacacaagtatgggCAAGTATGTGTATTGAACACCCCTTGTCTCTGCTGTACAGGGCTGGAGCAGTGCAAGGCGAGAGATGAAGAGATGAAGGAGGGGGCAGAGGAAGAGGGTGGCCCTGAATCTTCATCAAGCGCCAGGGACCTTTTGATCAAGCGCAAGGTGTCCGCCGTGTCCTTGGGACAGGCGATCTCCGTGCTGGGGGCTTATGGGGGCAAGAACCAGCCCAGCGATGTGGAGGAAGCTCCCCAAGTTAAGAGACTACCTGAGCCAATCCTGCCCTCCACACAGACCAAGTGAGAACCGGTCCATCCATATTCCGACAACTCTGCTCTGTCAGTTCCTCTCACATGTGTGACCATTCCTCTGTGCCCAGAGCTCCTGGCACAACTGGACGGAAGAAGGTGTTCAGATTGGCCGACGTGATTCAGCCTCTCAATGATGTCCAGGTGGATAAGCTGACCAACATGGCAGTCAAGCGCATCCTTCAAGCTGAAAAAGCCATCGCTTGCAGTGGGATGGCCCATGTAGGTCTAGAAGACATTGCAGCCATACGTTCTCCTTCAAAAATGTATAACTTGAAATTTTCGTGTTCTGTTTGCGTAAAGATGCATCCTTTggatgttttatatttatattttcccctgggatcaataaagtataacTTGTCTTTTATAGCTTAGCTTAGCTGTTTACTCTGTAATGGCCCAAGTATGGTAATGAAGGATACTCTTAGTTTTGTTGATATCCATTCATTACCGCTGCCTGTTCTTTCAGTTAAGTTTATATTGTTCTTCTGTAGCTAAATTAGGCCTGTTCAATTATGGCAATAATCATATTCAAGATTATTTTAGTCGATATCGATCACGATTATTTACCATGATCGCTCATTCACTCTGGAAATGTCGTGCATTTATTTAACCTTTAAAAAACTTGTATTTTTAACAGTGGATTTCTATGAGCTAGTACAACTGAGAAAGAAATAGAAAGGGGCTGGAAAGGGGTGCGCAGGATTTATTACGCGACAAAATGGATCATGACTGCGAAACGAAATGCGGCACAATAATCGTTTTGTCTTTCTTTTGTTTTGATAATCGTTGGAAGCCAAAAtcaaaattgaaattaaaattcaatttatttcCCAGCCCTAATCTAAACCCTAATGTATGTAGTAGTTTCTGTTATATATGACTGAGGGCATCTGACAGCTGCCATGTCCGACGGATGCGTTCCTGCAGTGTTTCTGCATCTCAGCGAGTGCCTTGcctggggtgggtctctccatGCCGTGTCTAATGCCGCTGTGCTTGATCCGTGTTGTGTTTtcctctcctcccccacgcCGCAGGTACGGGTGAAGCTGCTGTCCAGGCTGGTGACCCAGTTTGATGGCGCGATGAAGGAGGACGTGCTGCAGTTCATCTTGGAGGACATGCGTAGCCGCAGCGACCTGGCCTTCTCGCTCCTTTACCAGGAGTATAACGGCTACCTCAGCCAGCTGCCCGCCGGCTCCCTGGACACCTATGACCACTGTCTCATCACTCTGCTGTCAGGCCTGCAAGAGAAGCCTGAGCAGAGGGACGGGTGAGGAGCTTAAATCCCAAAACACCCTCTTATCCCACCTTAAATTAATCCCGCTCCTGCACAGCAACAAGGACCTCTtacataattttattatttgtaatctCATTATTGCTGGCTGTGTGTTACCCTCTCATTTTTATgatttgtaaaaaataataatactttttatATGTAAGGTAGGCTTTGCCGTGAAGGCAATGTCAGCTTCTGCTGGTCATATAGACTGCATTCTTCCAAAACGTCCTGTCGTCTGTGTCCTGGACAATACAGATTAGCCTAATATGGTCCCGTCTGAATTATGACCTCGCATTCTTTCTGTTTCATTCTGCCCCAAAACGgtcaataattttatttttctcttccAATCACCAGTGGACTCCTAGTCACAGTCACGAAATATTTAAATAGTCAGCCATATTTTATCCCCACTGCAGAAGCACAGTACAGTATTGGGAATCCGCCATTTCCTTTCATGCCTAAGTGTATCAGAGCCCGTTTGGCGAGGAGTGGCTGATTGGCTCTGGGTTTATCTCTCCTACTTTTCTCTCTGTTGTTTCTCTCAGGCTGTTTACGAAGCTGGTGCTGGAGGCTCCCTTAATCACCGAATCCGCCCTCGAAGTCATCCGGCGCTACTGTGAGGACGAGGTCAGAGTTCCTGCTTATCATCTTACTCCTTAAAGTCACATCCTGGGGACGGTGCTGTTTTAATGTCTTGACTCGTCCGTTTTTGGTTTCTCCACATTTGACTTTGATACCACTTCCTTGTTCACATTTCTCTGCACTTTGGTGAGCAGTGAAGCAACAGCAAGCTATGAAACCTGTAATTTATTAGGACGTTGTGCTTTCACCTgacaaatataatttgtatCCGGGTTGCTTTTCTCCATATTGTTAGATGAATTAAGAATGGATCGGGCCAGTCCTGGTGCTCTAACACATGTTTGTGGTTTGCAGTCACCGGTGTATCTGGGTTTGCAGTCACCGGTGGTAACCGGTGTTTGTGTGTTGCAGTCACGGGTGTATCTGGGCATGACCACACTGAAGGAGCTCATCATGAAGCGACCCTCCAGGCAGTTCCAGTACCTGCATGTCCTGCTGGACCTCAGCTCCCATGAGAAGGAAAAGGTCACTTTCATAGTCTCGGGTCTGTCCTTAATTCAGGCACGATTGAGGTCTTGCTAGAATAGCAACAAGCAGCATTTTACACTtggatttacttaattttattggCTAGGTTGCTGAAGACCTTTGACATTTCAAAAGTTCAGATGATGGTCCGATCAGTGTCAAAGGCAGATGTTCCGTGGTGTGACTCCTGCATATGTGTACAGGTGCGATCCAACGCTCTGACCTTCATCAAGCGCATGTACGAGAGGGACCAGCTGAGGGACTACATCGAAAAGTTTGCGCTGAACTACATGCAGCTCCTCGTCCACCCTAACCCCCCATCCCTACTCTTTGGGGCAGATAAGGACACAGGTGAGGGCCAGGTCATAGGCAAGCGACAGTGCAAGAACAACAGGGACCCCTTGGCGTCCCCCCCGGCCTGACGGTACTCACCTCTCGCCCCTGCAGAGGTCGCCTCTCCCTGGACTGAGGAGACTGTCAGGCAGTGTCTGTACCTGTACCTCTCTCTCCTGCCGCTGAACCACCGGCTGGTCCACGAGCTGGCGTCCGTGTACACCGAGGCCATTGCTGATATCAAACGCACCGTGCTCCGCGTCATCGAGCAGCCCGTAGGACTCTCcgatgcattctgggaaaccgTCTGAACCAGCAGCTTTCCTTGCCGTGTCcatgggtgaatctcaataccaagaacacaaagactgtacttgtggtcttggcaagagcgGTCTTGTTAACTCGCCTTCCAAAAACGATCTTGCGGTgaaatgaatcatgggattggtctcgttaggcggggatgcaactgatgtatccttgttatttggggcagagcaagaccaacatccggggattttttaCCGTCctttgtacttgtgttcttagtattggaccTGGTCTTCTGCAAAGGTGAAGTAAAACGGGTACATGACATCGCAAGTACGGTCAAGTGcgcatattgagattcaccccatgtcccctcctcctcctctgcgTTCTTCTGATGTCGGTTCAGATTTTTTCTCCTCTTCCCACTTCTCACGGTGCCTACGTCTGTGTTTCTCCTGccgctgccctctgctggccggCTGCCTTCATGCTGTCACATGCTGACGAGTGTCATCTCTGTGCCACAGATACGGGGAATGGGGATGAGCTCTCCAGatttgctgctgctggtggagAATTGCCCCAAGGGGGCGGAGACACTGGTCACACGGTGTTTGCACATCTTGACTGATAAAGGTAAAAACCACCAGGTTTGTGGATGGTAAATGAGGCTTGATGGTCCTGTCACTATAAAGACATTCACAAAGGATATGATACAGGCCGTGCTCGAGTTAAGGACCTGCGATGGACAATTCGCACTTACGATCAGACTGCCATAgtgcctattatattaaaaattcgggctaaatacaatggtttgtaataacgaacgcacacactactttgtgacaCATCAAAACATCATGTGGCTTCAATGGTTTGTCAGCTTGAGGTACAGTACCATATGTAggtaaatgtattattattttttaactattatttttccaactttCCTACAAATTCGACTTGGCAGACTTAGGGAACGGCTCTCGCTTATAACCCGGGGACTGTCTGTAATAAAATGTGTAGAGCAgcagtggccaatcttatccgtaaagggccggtgtgtatgtaggtttttggtgtaacctttaggtcagctgttcaaacccaggtgtgaggaggactcagccaatcagtcctctaattagtaatcatAATTAgcgagttgcagtgaaaacctgcatacacagcggccctttgcggataagattggccacccctggtgtagagtaTAGATGCAGGCTTTATTATTTGTCAGCGCATCACTGAAAATACGGCATTGATGTCCTGCTGAAGGGCGAAGGGTAGATCTATTGAAGTAAATGATGGAGAAGCAGTTTTGAGTGCTGATTGAAGCCTTCTGTGCCGTAGTACCTCCTTCTCCAGAGCTGGTGGAGAGGGTGAGGGACCTGTACCACAAACGGGTTCCAGATGTCCGCTTTCTCATCCCTGTTATCAATGGCCTGGAGAAGGTTTGCTTGCATTTTAGTTTCTTATGACTGTTTTCACAGTTAGTTCTGTGGTTTTGTATTCATATTCATCTGTTCTTTTCTCTTTGCACAGGTGTTTGAAATGTTCTTCTAGTTAATGGGTATCAATTTTTATGCTTTGTACAGAAAGAGGTGATCCAGGCCCTGCCAAAGCTTATTAAACTCAACCCCATTGTTGTGAAGGAGGTGTTCAATCGTCTGCTTGGCACACAGCACAGTAAGGACATCTGTCTTTTTTTCAGTATACAATGGCCTGCGTGCGGCCGCACGTTAACGCTATGGCTCTGCACCTATACAGCACCAGAATCTGCTTTAAAACTTCAGAACGTTGTTGTGAAGGTCAGAGCTTTAGCTTAGCACTCGGCTGTGTAAGTAGGGCATAAATGTCCGCTCACAAGCACGGTTTGTGGTTTCCCTGCCCCCGGACGAGCCGGTGATGTATCCTGTTCCTCTTCAGGTGAAGGCAGTTCCTCCATGTCTCCCCTCACTCCGGGCGAGCTTCTCATCTCTCTGCACAATATTGACTCCACCAAGTGCGACATGAAGTCCATCATCAAAGGTAATCGTCACGTTCCTCGCTCTTTCTGCTCCTGTCTCGGCACATTAGGACGCAGACATGATGCTTTTTTTTATCGATTACTCTCCCTGCAGAAGATGTAAACGTAATCATTTCCAGCTATTTTTCATTCGTATTCTGTTCTTTCGTCAGTTTTGTTGACTAATAAGCTGCAGTCTCTACCAGCCAGCAATCTGATGATGGCGTCCATGTGTGACGCACATATTGTCGATTAACCCTCGATGCTCTGTCTCTGCCCAGCCACCAATCTCTGCTTTGGGGAGAAGAACGTGTACACGTCCGAGGTGCTAGCTGTGGTGATGCAGCAGCTGATGGAGCAGAATCCCCTTCCCATGCTGTTGATGCGCACCGTCATCCAGTCGCTCACCATGTACCCGCGGCTGGGCGGCTTCGTCATGAACATCCTGTCCCGCCTCATTCAGAAGCAGGTCAGCCTCCACCGATGTGCGCCCCCTGATGTGTGCGTGTGGTATTGCGTGCTTTTTGGGGATGCGGTTGTGTGTTCCCATCAGAAGAGATGTTTGAATGCATGCATTCAAACATTAGTAATACGGCTGGATTAGTAATACGGCTATGGCCCCATCAGCCATGAATAAGTCGGTCTTAATTGTAGCGTGTATATTCCGtatttttctgtttcctgtcactgaaAATGAAGATATTTTAAATGTCCGTCCTAGTGAATAATGGTACGATGCAGACATTAAACCACCAAACACAATGAAAGGGCTGCAGTTCAGCTATAGATGAATGACTTGCTGTCGTCGACGACCATTTTTTGATGCCGGTAATTCAGCTCTACAACTTCAGCATCAGGATGTTTGTTTTCTGTCCCGTGTAGATAAACGTAGTGGGGAAAATAGTGTAAATGCTAATTCACCTGTAAAATCTTCACTGTGTATCGTACATTCATCTAGAGAGCCGTGCTTTTTCTCAAATTTGAAATTTACAAGCATAACTCACGACAAGAATTTAAATttatgtgactgacagaaaAGGGTTTCATTTCAAGAATTTGAGAACACTACATGATTTAACACAAATCATAACACAAGTCCTATAATTATGACTGTTATAATTATGACTCAAAGGGTTAGGACACTGTCTTggccagaaggttgctggttcaaatcccgtggtcagcagagtgatcccaccattgggagGGCAGCTTATAACCAGCCCAGCTGAGGTTGTGTGCCCGCAATGTGCTCTGTGTTTGTATGCGAGGTCTCCTGTTCGTGGGGGGTAACCGGCCCATCTGAGGGTGTGTGCCCGCAATGTGCCCTGTGTTTGTATGCGAGGTCTCCTGTTCGTGGGGGGTAACCGGCCCAGCTGAGGGTGTGTGCCCGCAATGTGCCCCATAGGTGTGGAAGTACCCCAAAGTGTGGGAAGGATTCGTGAAGTGCTGCCAGCGCACGAAGCCGCAGTCCTTCAAcgtgctgctgcagctccccccCGCGCAGCTCTCCAGCGTCTTCGAGCGCTGCCCCGAGATGAGGGAGCCCTTGCTTCAGCACGTTCACTCCTTCACCCCCCACCAGGTGAGCGCCGACCCCAACCCAAACCTCTCTCCCTCGCTGGTTTGGTGTGATTGTCTATGGCAGGGTTTCCCAATTCCGGTGCCCCAatgatttataataataaactattatAAATGCCCAGTGATGTGCTTTCGGTAGAGCTTCTGGTTTGCTTCTCTCCACTCATACATCTGTTTTTGCTTCACCAGCAAGCCCATATCCCGTCCTCCATCATGGTGGTCCTGGAGGCCAGTGTCAAGCAGGAGATCCAGCCATTGGCAGCTGTGGATCAAGAGGTGAGGATACAGTTACCATGACGTGCACTGACGTGCTCTGATGATGCTAGCCTGTCGTACACACTGCAGGATACAGTTACCATCCCGTGCTCTGATGATGCTAGCCTGTTGTACACACTGCAGGATACAGTTACCATCCCGTGCTCTGATGATGCTAGCCTGTCGTACACACTGCAGGATACAGTTACCATCCCGTGCTCTGATGATGCTAGCCTGTCGTACACACTGCAGGATACAGTTACCATGACGTGCACTGATGATGCTAGCCTGTCGTACACACTGCAGGATACAGTTACCATCCCGTGCTCTGATGATGCTAGCCTGTCGTACACACTGCAGGATACAGTTACCATGACGTGCACTGATGATGCTAGCCTGTCATACACACTGCAGGATACAGTTACCATCCCGTGCTCTGATGATGCTAGCCTGTCGTACACACTGCAGGATACAGTTACCATCCCGTGCTCTGATGATGCTAGCCTGTCGTACACACTGCAGGATACAGTTACCATCCCGTGCTCTGATGATGCTAGCCTGTCGTACACACTGCAGGATACAGTTACCATCCCGTGCTCTGATGATGCTAGCCTGTCGTACACACTGCAGGATACAGTTACCATGACGTGCACTGATGATGCTAGCCTGTCGTACACACTGCAGGATACAGTTACCATCCCGTGCTCTGATGATGCTAGCCTGTCGTACACACTGCAGGATACAGTTACCATCCCGTGCTCTGATGATGCTAGCCTGTCGTACACACTGCAGGATACAGTTACCATGACGTGCACTGATGATGCTAGCCTGTCGTACACACTGCAGGATACAGTTACCATCCCGTGCTCTGATGATGCTAGCCTGTCATACACACTGCAGGATACAGTTACCATCCCGTGCTCTGATGATGCTAGCCTGTCGTACGCACTGCAGGATACAGTTACCATCCCGTGCTCTGATGATGCTAGCCTGTCGTACACACTGCAGGATACAGTTACCATCCCGTGCTCTGATGATGCTAGCCTGTCGTACGCACTGCAGGGTACAGTTACCATGACGTGCTCTGATGATGCTAGCCTGTCGTACACACTGCAGGATACAGTTACCATCCCGTGCTCTGATGATGCTAGCCTGTCGTACACACTGCAGGATACAGTTACCATCCCGTGCTCTGATGATGCTAGCCTGTCGTACACACTGCAGGATACAGTTACCATCCCGTGCTCTGATGATGCTAGCCTGTCGTACACACTGCAGGATACAGTTACCATCCCGTGCTCTGATGATGCTAGCCTGTCGTACGTCCTGCAGGGTACAGTTACCATCCCGTGCTCTGATGATGCTAGCCTGTCGTACACACTGCAGGATACAGTTACCATCCCGTGCTCTGATGATGCTAGCCTGTCGTACGCACTGCAGGGTACACTTACCATGCCGTGCTCTGATGATGCTAGCCTGTTGTATGCACTGCAGGATACAGTTACCATGACGTGCTCTGATGATGATAAGCAACAACCTTGTGCCCTGTTTTGTGCTCTTTGCAACTAGATGGAGCCTCCAGTTCCAGTTCCTGTGCCAGTAGTGTTACCAGAAGCTCTAACTGTGTCACAGCAAGACATGGATTCACAGAACCAGCAGTATCCAGTGAATGAGGAAGAGGAGTTGGAGCCAATGGAGGAAGGCGAGCCTGTTTTGGCCACTGAGGATAATCTGGCAAATGTTGTTCCACAGGTGTGCAGAAAACTGAAAAATCTGATCAAGTGTTTTATTCTAAGATACATATGGGTAAATGGATTGCTGTTGTCTAGGGGGAAAGCCTCATGCCGGAGAGCTCTGTACCTACGACTGTGGAGGAGGCGGATGAGCAGATGGAAGGAGCCGTCATGGAGCCAGCTGATGGAGTCGATCAGGCCAAAGAAGTCCTGGAGGACACCAGTGCAGAGGCAGAGACTGATCCTGGGGACACCGAATGAAAAATGAGAAATGCTGGAATGCGCTCAAGTTGAATGATCTTTTTCAGTTACAGTGTTTTGAGCTGTAGATCGGGGCTTGCGGACCTGGGTCCCTTAAAGCACAGGAATGGTACTTACCATTTCAGGAAGAACTGACAAATCCAAGCTGGATCGTACTCTAGTTTTATATGTGTTATATGTTTAGAGGGCAATTTATGTTTTTCTTACGTTTCCCTGTAAAATTTCTATCATTATGGggataaaataaatgaatttgtACATGTTGAATTCACTTCTAAT includes these proteins:
- the sympk gene encoding symplekin, producing the protein MASGSGENASVRTRVASQFFAGEEDAAIDMTTSEKVVDLLNQAALISTENKLTVLKQVQELIINKDPSLLDNFLDEIIAFQTDKSMEVRKFVIGFIEEACKRDNELLLKLIANLNMLLKDESVNVVKKAILTLTQLYKVALQWLVRSKVVSDMQEACWDMVTQMKGDVLALLDSDNDGVRTHAIKFTESLIITLSSRTADSDTPRRQEGDISLDKIPKDHSYIRSETLCEEGKSALEQLLKFMVHPAISSINLTTALGSLATVARQRPMFMSDVVQAYETLHANLPPTLAKSQVSSVRKNLKLHLVSVLRHPCSLEFQGQISTLLLDLGMTQGDITRCTPAPRDVRKRARHDAYTEGKKIKMEPNLIEDDEDKEDPPPVSSPKPSLVPGSQSAIDLTADFLLPLLTPENVANLVLISMVYLPDAMPASFQATYTPVESAGTDAQIKHLGRLMATQMTSAGIGPGLEQCKARDEEMKEGAEEEGGPESSSSARDLLIKRKVSAVSLGQAISVLGAYGGKNQPSDVEEAPQVKRLPEPILPSTQTKAPGTTGRKKVFRLADVIQPLNDVQVDKLTNMAVKRILQAEKAIACSGMAHVRVKLLSRLVTQFDGAMKEDVLQFILEDMRSRSDLAFSLLYQEYNGYLSQLPAGSLDTYDHCLITLLSGLQEKPEQRDGLFTKLVLEAPLITESALEVIRRYCEDESRVYLGMTTLKELIMKRPSRQFQYLHVLLDLSSHEKEKVRSNALTFIKRMYERDQLRDYIEKFALNYMQLLVHPNPPSLLFGADKDTEVASPWTEETVRQCLYLYLSLLPLNHRLVHELASVYTEAIADIKRTVLRVIEQPIRGMGMSSPDLLLLVENCPKGAETLVTRCLHILTDKVPPSPELVERVRDLYHKRVPDVRFLIPVINGLEKKEVIQALPKLIKLNPIVVKEVFNRLLGTQHSEGSSSMSPLTPGELLISLHNIDSTKCDMKSIIKATNLCFGEKNVYTSEVLAVVMQQLMEQNPLPMLLMRTVIQSLTMYPRLGGFVMNILSRLIQKQVWKYPKVWEGFVKCCQRTKPQSFNVLLQLPPAQLSSVFERCPEMREPLLQHVHSFTPHQQAHIPSSIMVVLEASVKQEIQPLAAVDQEMEPPVPVPVPVVLPEALTVSQQDMDSQNQQYPVNEEEELEPMEEGEPVLATEDNLANVVPQGESLMPESSVPTTVEEADEQMEGAVMEPADGVDQAKEVLEDTSAEAETDPGDTE